The proteins below come from a single Parageobacillus thermoglucosidasius genomic window:
- the tadA gene encoding tRNA adenosine(34) deaminase TadA: protein MVNDEYYMRLAIEEAKQAEQIGEVPIGAIIVQGGNVIARAHNLRETAQRAIAHAEILAIDEACKKAGSWRLEDATLYVTLEPCAMCAGAIVLARIKRVVFGASDPKGGCAGTLMNLLQEGRFNHQAEVIGGVLQEECGQMLSNFFRKLREKKKNIGQRSSK from the coding sequence ATGGTTAACGATGAATACTATATGCGTTTAGCTATAGAAGAAGCGAAACAAGCGGAACAAATAGGAGAAGTTCCAATCGGTGCAATCATTGTCCAAGGCGGCAATGTGATTGCGCGTGCCCATAATTTGCGGGAGACGGCACAACGCGCTATCGCCCATGCGGAAATTTTAGCGATTGACGAAGCGTGTAAAAAAGCAGGTTCATGGCGTTTGGAAGACGCGACGTTGTATGTCACGCTGGAACCTTGCGCGATGTGCGCCGGAGCCATTGTGCTTGCCCGCATTAAGCGGGTTGTGTTTGGTGCAAGCGACCCAAAAGGAGGGTGTGCAGGCACACTGATGAATTTGTTGCAAGAAGGAAGGTTTAATCATCAAGCGGAAGTGATTGGTGGAGTGTTACAAGAAGAATGCGGACAAATGTTAAGCAACTTTTTCCGAAAGCTTCGTGAGAAAAAGAAAAATATTGGGCAAAGATCCAGCAAATGA
- a CDS encoding glycoside hydrolase family 18 protein, which yields MQIHVVQRGQTLSGIAQAYNTTPEEIIQANDLPNPDNLVVGQAIVIPIVGRFYWVLRGDSLWSISRRFSIPMQQLAQINRISLDSPLQVGQRLYIPPRTKRRAEFNGYIEPRGTAVSPALEASARQAAPHLTYLAPFHFQIQRNATLKEPPLNNFPSIARANGVTLMMVVTNIENEQFSDELGALILNNEQLQNRLLDNITTIAKKYGFHDIHFDMEYLRPEDREAYNAFLRKAKQRFGREGWLLSTALAPKTSATQKGRWYEAHDYRAHGQIADFVIIMTYEWGYSGGPPMAVSPIGPVRRVLEYAISEIPASKIMMGQNLYGYDWTLPYVPGGPYAQAISPQQAIRLASQHNVTIEYDANAQAPHFRYRDESGKEHEVWFEDARSIQAKFNLLKELGLRGMSYWKLGLDFPQNWLLLTDNFTVVKK from the coding sequence ATGCAAATTCACGTCGTACAAAGAGGGCAGACGTTAAGCGGAATTGCTCAAGCGTATAATACGACTCCGGAAGAAATCATTCAGGCAAACGATCTTCCAAATCCAGACAACCTTGTCGTCGGTCAAGCGATTGTCATTCCGATTGTTGGCCGTTTTTATTGGGTTTTGCGCGGTGATAGCTTATGGTCCATTTCCCGCAGATTTTCCATTCCTATGCAGCAGCTTGCACAAATTAACCGCATCTCCCTCGATAGTCCGTTGCAAGTTGGACAGCGTTTATATATTCCTCCAAGGACAAAACGGAGAGCTGAGTTTAACGGATACATTGAACCGCGCGGAACGGCTGTCAGCCCAGCGCTGGAAGCAAGCGCTCGCCAAGCTGCCCCGCATTTAACCTATTTAGCTCCGTTTCACTTTCAAATCCAGCGAAATGCAACACTCAAAGAACCACCATTAAATAATTTCCCATCTATCGCCCGTGCCAATGGCGTTACGTTAATGATGGTCGTTACCAACATCGAAAACGAACAGTTCAGCGATGAGCTAGGAGCCCTCATTTTAAATAACGAACAATTACAAAACCGCTTATTGGATAACATAACCACCATAGCGAAAAAATACGGATTTCATGATATTCACTTTGATATGGAATATTTGCGTCCTGAAGACCGGGAAGCGTATAACGCGTTTTTGCGAAAAGCAAAGCAGCGGTTTGGACGCGAAGGCTGGCTGTTGTCCACCGCCCTAGCCCCAAAAACGAGCGCGACACAAAAGGGACGCTGGTATGAAGCGCATGATTACCGCGCCCATGGCCAAATTGCTGACTTTGTCATCATTATGACATACGAATGGGGATATAGCGGCGGACCGCCAATGGCTGTTTCTCCAATCGGTCCTGTTCGGCGCGTGCTGGAATATGCCATTTCCGAAATACCTGCTTCTAAAATTATGATGGGACAAAACCTGTACGGATACGATTGGACGCTTCCATACGTACCAGGCGGACCATATGCGCAGGCGATTAGCCCGCAGCAAGCGATCCGTCTTGCCTCCCAACATAACGTCACCATTGAATATGACGCAAACGCGCAAGCTCCCCATTTTCGTTATCGAGATGAAAGCGGAAAAGAACATGAAGTGTGGTTTGAAGATGCCCGCTCGATTCAAGCAAAATTCAACTTATTAAAAGAGCTTGGCCTGCGTGGAATGAGCTATTGGAAACTAGGATTAGATTTTCCACAAAATTGGTTGCTATTAACAGATAACTTTACAGTTGTAAAAAAATAA
- a CDS encoding deoxynucleoside kinase, which produces MGMVPFIAIEGPIGVGKTSLAKAISEHFHYHLVKEIVDENPFLGKFYENIEEWSFQTEMFFLCHRYKQLEEIDRDFLQRQQPVVTDYHIMKNLIFAKRTLKIHHYKKYTKIYDILTDGLPQPNMIIYLHASLETLLTRIQQRGRDFEKRMDPVYLQQLSADYEEAFSLFEQANPHIPVLRFNGDLLDFVQREEDLHYIFERVKTVVKGVSQ; this is translated from the coding sequence ATGGGAATGGTCCCATTTATCGCGATAGAAGGACCGATTGGAGTTGGGAAAACTTCATTGGCAAAAGCAATTTCTGAACATTTTCATTATCATTTAGTGAAAGAAATCGTTGACGAGAATCCATTTCTCGGGAAATTTTATGAAAATATCGAAGAATGGAGCTTCCAAACAGAAATGTTTTTCCTTTGCCACCGTTATAAGCAATTAGAAGAAATTGACCGTGATTTTCTGCAACGACAACAACCGGTTGTCACCGATTATCATATAATGAAAAATCTAATTTTTGCTAAAAGAACATTAAAAATCCATCATTACAAAAAATATACAAAAATCTATGATATTTTAACGGACGGTCTACCTCAACCAAATATGATTATTTATTTACATGCCAGCCTTGAAACGCTATTAACGCGCATTCAGCAACGAGGTCGCGATTTTGAAAAAAGAATGGATCCGGTCTACTTGCAACAGCTATCCGCTGATTATGAAGAAGCGTTTTCTCTATTCGAACAAGCAAATCCACATATTCCAGTTCTTCGGTTCAACGGAGACTTGCTTGATTTCGTTCAACGGGAAGAAGATTTACATTACATATTCGAACGAGTAAAAACTGTCGTAAAAGGGGTTTCGCAATGA
- a CDS encoding deoxynucleoside kinase yields MNLREKYRIPDNAIITIAGTVGVGKSTMTKALAKALNFRTSLEKVDTNPYLDKFYADFERWSFHLQIYFLAERFKEQKRMFEYGGGFVQDRSIYEDAHIFAKMHFENGTMTAVDYETYTSLFQAMVMTPYFPHPDLLIYLEGSFEEVIKRIRERGRPMEQKTPVSYWKEMYERYEKWINEFNACPVLRVNINEYDIIEDEQSIEPIIKKAATIIHEYYHIKK; encoded by the coding sequence ATGAACTTACGTGAAAAATATCGTATTCCAGATAACGCCATCATTACGATTGCCGGAACAGTTGGCGTCGGTAAATCAACCATGACAAAAGCATTAGCAAAAGCGTTAAATTTCCGCACTTCCCTAGAAAAAGTCGATACGAATCCATATTTAGACAAGTTTTATGCTGATTTTGAACGGTGGAGTTTCCATTTGCAAATCTATTTTCTTGCCGAGCGGTTTAAAGAACAAAAACGAATGTTTGAATATGGCGGCGGCTTTGTTCAAGATCGTTCAATTTACGAAGACGCGCATATTTTCGCAAAAATGCATTTTGAAAATGGAACAATGACAGCAGTAGATTACGAAACATATACGAGCTTATTTCAAGCAATGGTAATGACACCATACTTCCCGCATCCTGATTTGCTTATTTATTTGGAAGGAAGTTTTGAAGAAGTGATAAAACGTATCCGTGAGCGCGGGCGCCCAATGGAACAAAAAACACCGGTATCATATTGGAAAGAAATGTATGAACGTTACGAAAAATGGATTAATGAATTTAACGCTTGTCCGGTTCTTCGCGTAAACATTAACGAATATGATATTATCGAAGACGAGCAGTCCATCGAACCAATCATTAAAAAAGCGGCAACGATTATTCATGAATATTATCACATAAAAAAATAA
- the serS gene encoding serine--tRNA ligase, which yields MLDVKYLRNHFQEVKERIQKRGGDLANMDRFAELDKKRRELIAKAEELKNKRNEVSQQIAVLKREKKDANHLIAEMREVGDRIKAMDDEIRQVEEELNALLLSIPNIPHESVPVGKSEEDNVEVRKWGEPRSFSFEPKPHWDIADQLGILDFERAAKVTGSRFVFYKGLGARLERALINFMLDVHIEEFGYQEILPPYLVNRASMTGTGQLPKFEEDAFRIETEDYFLIPTAEVPVTNLHRDEILSAEDLPIYYAAYSACFRAEAGAAGRDTRGLIRQHQFNKVELVKFVKPEDSYDELEKLTNQAERILQLLGLPYRVVCLCTGDLGFAAAKTYDIEVWLPSYGTYREISSCSNFEAFQARRANIRFRREPKSKPEYVHTLNGSGLAIGRTVAAILENYQQEDGTVVIPEVLRPYMGNREVIR from the coding sequence ATGCTCGATGTGAAGTATTTGCGCAATCATTTTCAAGAAGTGAAAGAAAGAATTCAAAAGCGCGGCGGAGATTTAGCGAATATGGACCGTTTTGCAGAGCTCGACAAAAAGCGCCGCGAATTAATCGCAAAAGCAGAAGAACTAAAAAATAAAAGAAATGAAGTATCCCAACAAATCGCTGTGTTAAAGCGGGAGAAAAAAGATGCCAATCATCTTATTGCCGAGATGCGGGAAGTAGGGGATCGCATTAAAGCAATGGATGATGAAATCCGGCAAGTGGAAGAAGAATTAAATGCGCTGTTATTGTCCATTCCAAACATCCCGCATGAATCGGTACCTGTCGGTAAGTCGGAAGAAGATAATGTCGAAGTCCGCAAATGGGGAGAGCCGCGTTCATTTTCGTTTGAGCCGAAACCGCACTGGGATATCGCCGATCAGCTCGGTATTCTTGATTTTGAACGGGCTGCGAAAGTGACGGGAAGCCGCTTTGTCTTTTATAAAGGACTTGGTGCCCGCCTAGAGCGCGCGTTAATTAACTTTATGCTTGATGTTCATATCGAAGAGTTTGGCTATCAAGAAATATTGCCTCCATATCTTGTTAATCGGGCGAGCATGACAGGGACAGGACAACTGCCAAAGTTTGAAGAAGACGCATTTCGCATTGAAACAGAGGATTACTTTTTAATTCCGACGGCAGAAGTGCCTGTGACCAATTTGCATCGCGATGAAATTTTATCGGCGGAAGATTTGCCGATTTACTATGCTGCTTACAGCGCGTGTTTCCGCGCCGAAGCCGGCGCTGCTGGACGTGATACAAGAGGGCTTATTCGCCAGCATCAATTTAATAAAGTAGAACTTGTGAAATTTGTAAAACCGGAAGATTCGTATGATGAATTAGAAAAATTGACCAATCAAGCGGAGAGAATTTTGCAGCTTCTTGGGCTTCCTTATCGGGTTGTATGTTTATGTACCGGTGATTTAGGATTTGCGGCGGCGAAAACGTATGATATTGAAGTATGGCTGCCAAGTTATGGAACGTATCGTGAGATTTCTTCTTGCAGCAATTTTGAAGCGTTCCAAGCACGGCGTGCTAATATTCGTTTCCGCCGTGAACCAAAATCAAAGCCGGAATATGTCCATACACTCAACGGATCAGGATTGGCCATTGGCCGCACAGTAGCTGCCATTTTAGAAAATTACCAGCAAGAGGATGGCACCGTTGTCATTCCGGAAGTATTGCGCCCGTACATGGGAAATCGAGAAGTTATTCGATAA
- the pdxT gene encoding pyridoxal 5'-phosphate synthase glutaminase subunit PdxT, whose product MMKIGVLGLQGAVQEHVRSIEACGAEAVVVKKIEQLEEIDGLILPGGESTTMRRLMDKYGFIEPLKQFAAAGKPMFGTCAGLILLAKRIVGYDEPHLGLMDVTVERNSFGRQRESFEAELSVAGVADDFTGVFIRAPHIVEVGEDVEILAKYEGRIVAARQGQFLGCSFHPELTDDHRMTQYFLNMVKEAKA is encoded by the coding sequence ATGATGAAAATTGGAGTGCTTGGCTTGCAAGGCGCCGTCCAAGAACATGTTCGTTCCATTGAAGCATGCGGTGCTGAAGCTGTGGTCGTAAAAAAAATAGAGCAATTAGAGGAAATTGATGGGCTTATTCTTCCTGGTGGCGAAAGCACGACGATGCGCCGCTTAATGGATAAATACGGATTTATCGAGCCGTTGAAACAATTCGCAGCAGCGGGAAAACCGATGTTTGGCACGTGCGCCGGCCTCATTTTGTTAGCAAAGCGAATTGTCGGCTATGATGAGCCGCATTTAGGATTGATGGATGTTACGGTGGAACGCAATTCTTTTGGCCGTCAGCGTGAAAGTTTTGAAGCGGAACTTTCGGTCGCTGGCGTTGCTGATGATTTTACCGGTGTGTTTATCCGCGCTCCGCATATTGTGGAAGTAGGCGAGGATGTCGAAATTTTGGCGAAATATGAAGGGCGTATTGTTGCGGCAAGGCAAGGGCAGTTTTTAGGCTGCTCATTCCACCCTGAATTAACAGACGACCATCGCATGACGCAATATTTTCTCAATATGGTGAAAGAAGCGAAAGCATAA
- the pdxS gene encoding pyridoxal 5'-phosphate synthase lyase subunit PdxS, protein MAITGTDRVKRGMAEMQKGGVIMDVVNAEQAKIAEAAGAVAVMALERVPADIRAAGGVARMADPTVIEEVMKAVSIPVMAKARIGHYVEARVLEALGVDYIDESEVLTPADEEFHIDKRQFTVPFVCGCRDLGEAARRIAEGASMLRTKGEPGTGNIVEAVRHMRKVNAQIRKVVSMSEDELVTEAKNLGAPVEVLREIKQLGRLPVVNFAAGGIATPADAALMMHLGADGVFVGSGIFKSENPEKYARAIVEATAHYEDYELIAHLSKGLGGAMRGIDVASLLPEQRMQERGW, encoded by the coding sequence ATGGCGATTACAGGTACAGACCGTGTCAAACGGGGAATGGCGGAAATGCAAAAAGGCGGCGTCATCATGGACGTGGTGAATGCGGAACAAGCGAAAATCGCGGAAGCGGCCGGTGCGGTAGCGGTGATGGCATTGGAACGTGTTCCTGCTGACATTCGTGCTGCCGGTGGAGTCGCGCGCATGGCGGATCCGACGGTTATTGAGGAAGTGATGAAGGCCGTGTCGATTCCTGTTATGGCAAAGGCACGTATCGGCCATTACGTGGAGGCGCGCGTTCTTGAGGCGCTAGGCGTTGATTATATTGATGAAAGCGAAGTATTAACACCAGCGGACGAAGAATTCCATATTGATAAACGGCAATTTACCGTTCCGTTTGTTTGCGGTTGCCGCGACTTAGGAGAAGCAGCCCGACGCATTGCCGAAGGGGCATCGATGCTGCGCACAAAAGGGGAACCAGGTACAGGAAACATTGTTGAAGCAGTGCGCCATATGCGCAAAGTCAATGCGCAAATTCGCAAAGTCGTCAGCATGAGTGAAGATGAACTTGTGACAGAAGCAAAAAATTTAGGCGCTCCTGTCGAAGTATTGCGTGAAATTAAACAATTGGGCCGTCTCCCTGTTGTCAACTTTGCCGCTGGCGGTATCGCGACTCCGGCTGACGCGGCGTTGATGATGCATTTAGGCGCAGATGGAGTGTTTGTCGGTTCGGGAATTTTTAAATCGGAAAATCCGGAAAAATACGCGCGGGCGATCGTTGAAGCGACAGCCCATTATGAAGATTACGAGCTAATCGCTCATTTATCCAAAGGGTTAGGTGGCGCAATGCGCGGTATTGATGTCGCGTCATTATTGCCAGAACAACGTATGCAAGAGCGTGGTTGGTAG
- a CDS encoding serine hydrolase, giving the protein MIGLCFYFLPFHAAKAAVDPLNIEADAAILVDANTGRILYQKNIDTVLGIASMTKMMTEYLLLEAVKEKRVKWDQQYTPSDYVYRLSQDRALSNVPLRKDGKYTIRELYEAMAIYSANAATVAIAEIVGGSEQNFVKMMNEKANQLGLKGYKFVNSTGLSNEDLKGFHPEGTNQSEENVMSARSVATLAYHLLKEYPEVLETASTPRKIFREGTDDQIKMDNWNWMLPGLVHAYEGVDGLKTGYTEFAGYCFTGTAERNGVRFITVVMNAKSNGKSTIEARFEQTRKLLDYGFSNYSMKKLYSKGYELKGKSVLPVVKGKEKSVAIATDKPLSLVVKNGEEKNYRPVYVFDKKKLTADGELTAPVKKGEKVGYMTLQYKGEEEYSFLSPEMKKNVSVDIVAKNNVEKANWFVLTMRGIGGLFGDVWTSVAKTVKGWF; this is encoded by the coding sequence ATGATTGGTTTATGTTTTTATTTCCTGCCATTCCATGCGGCAAAAGCGGCAGTCGATCCATTGAACATTGAAGCGGATGCGGCGATACTTGTGGATGCTAATACAGGGAGAATTTTGTATCAAAAAAACATTGATACCGTTCTTGGCATTGCCAGCATGACAAAAATGATGACCGAGTATTTGCTGTTGGAAGCGGTCAAAGAAAAACGGGTAAAATGGGATCAGCAGTATACACCAAGCGACTACGTTTATCGTCTTTCGCAAGATCGCGCTTTGTCGAACGTTCCGTTACGAAAAGATGGGAAATACACTATCCGCGAGCTTTATGAAGCGATGGCGATTTATTCCGCCAATGCTGCTACGGTAGCCATTGCTGAAATTGTCGGTGGTTCGGAACAAAATTTTGTAAAAATGATGAATGAAAAAGCAAATCAATTAGGGCTTAAGGGATATAAATTTGTCAACTCCACAGGACTAAGCAATGAAGATTTAAAAGGGTTTCATCCGGAGGGAACGAACCAGAGCGAAGAGAATGTGATGTCTGCCCGTTCCGTCGCTACACTAGCGTATCATTTGTTGAAAGAATATCCGGAAGTATTGGAAACAGCAAGTACGCCTCGGAAAATATTTCGCGAAGGAACAGATGATCAAATTAAGATGGATAACTGGAACTGGATGCTCCCTGGATTAGTTCATGCATACGAAGGGGTCGATGGTCTAAAAACGGGGTATACAGAATTTGCCGGTTATTGTTTTACAGGAACGGCAGAGCGGAATGGCGTTCGTTTTATTACTGTTGTGATGAATGCGAAAAGCAATGGGAAGTCGACGATTGAAGCACGGTTTGAACAAACGAGAAAATTGCTTGATTATGGATTCAGCAATTATTCTATGAAAAAACTGTACTCAAAAGGATATGAACTAAAAGGAAAATCGGTGTTGCCAGTAGTGAAAGGGAAAGAAAAATCTGTCGCCATCGCAACCGATAAGCCGCTTTCTCTTGTTGTGAAAAACGGAGAGGAAAAAAACTACCGTCCTGTATATGTTTTCGATAAAAAGAAATTAACCGCCGACGGCGAGCTAACCGCACCGGTGAAAAAAGGAGAAAAAGTCGGATATATGACATTGCAATATAAAGGAGAAGAGGAATATAGCTTTTTAAGCCCGGAAATGAAAAAGAATGTAAGTGTCGATATTGTGGCAAAAAACAATGTTGAAAAGGCAAACTGGTTTGTGCTTACAATGAGAGGAATCGGCGGGCTGTTTGGCGATGTATGGACAAGTGTAGCCAAAACGGTTAAAGGCTGGTTTTAA